From Aspergillus fumigatus Af293 chromosome 3, whole genome shotgun sequence, a single genomic window includes:
- a CDS encoding polysaccharide deacetylase family protein: MDLQGHLKWTGLISILSLMSLVNASPSITSTQNTNISACQQHAGLQSNDNTRNTRKVSLLNGLHHQPPLVIDTFNDAWRNNLGFWHGAGEGLPFEYGNGYVRFFPTDPDHNYHTQLAAAECFSLLPYSDQYLHVVFSGTNKFSISLNQNNEDCDPYRKPYPETWDSVEASRYTSGNEIYVPLSHFHIDQSRVLSISFNGFYSKESLTLYKVEIVPELPMGLRVPNRLANGRMVLRCTRPNSFAFGIDDGQPCFAQEVMAILQKENILVTFFVVGSGLRDEETNFTQVYREMLRRGHQIALHSNTHRKMEGLEAIEDIDDEIIRNIRAFGSFLGVESRYFRPPFGTIGSRTRQRLAVYTSDPQIVNWSVDIEDWLWGDTETPERQLEAFYRDVRRGGNLAVMHYLKPSTVKYFPQVIRFVKAMNLTIMRIDQCLEDPSSPPLRVGRLNAISSP; the protein is encoded by the exons ATGGATCTCCAGGGCCATCTCAAATGGACCGGGCTGATAAGCATACTCTCCCTAATGAGTCTGGTTAATGCCAGTCCATCGATCACATCCACGCAGAACACAAATATTTCTGCATGCCAGCAGCATGCCGGACTGCAGTCGAACGACAACACCCGCAACACCAGGAAAGTATCTCTGCTTAACGGACTACACCACCAACCACCGCTCGTCATAGATACTTTCAACGACGCATGGCGGAACAATCTCGGATTCTGGCACGGTGCGGGAGAAGGTCTACCCTTTGAGTATGGCAACGGTTACGTGCGATTCTTTCCAACGGATCCCGACCACAACTATCACACTCAGCTAGCAGCAGCGGAGTGTTTCAGTTTACTCCCGTACAGCGACCAGTACCTTCATGTTGTGTTTTCGGGAACAAACAAGTTCAGCATCTCGCTCAACCAGAACAATGAGGACTGTGACCCTTATCGGAAGCCATACCCAGAGACGTGGGATTCAGTGGAGGCGTCCAGGTATACTAGTGGCAATGAGATATACGTGCCTCTCTCACATTTCCACATTGATCAGTCCAGAGTCTTGTCAATATCCTTCAATGGATTCTACTCCAAGGAAAGCTTGACATTATACAAGGTAGAAATTGTGCCGGAGCTTCCAATGGGTCTTCGAGTGCCAAACAGGCTAGCCAACGGTAGGATGGTTCTTAGATGCACAAGGCCCAATTCCTTTGCTTTCGGCATAGACGATGGACAACCATGCTTCGCCCAAGAGGTCATGGCTATCCTGCAGAAGGAGAACATTCTGGTGACTTTCTTCGTTGTCGGATCAGGACTCCGAGATGAGGAGACCAACTTCACACAAGTGTACCGGGAAATGCTAAGGAGAGGCCATCAAATTGCCCTCCACTCTAATACACATCGAAA GATGGAAGGTTTGGAGGCCATCGAAGACATCGACGACGAAATCATCAGGAATATCCGAGCATTCGGGAGTTTCTTGGGAGTTGAGT CTCGCTACTTCCGGCCACCATTTGGAACCATTGGCTCCAGAACCCGACAACGGCTTGCAGTGTATACCTCTGATCCTCAGATTGTTAACTGGAGTGTGGACATTGAGGATTGGCTTTGGGGCGATACCGAAACTCCGGAAAGACAGCTGGAGGCTTTCTATCGAGATGTGAGGCGCGGGGGCAACCTGGCTGTGATGCATTACCTAAAGCCGAGCACGGTCAAGTATTTCCCACAGGTTATTCGCTTTGTCAAGGCAATGAACTTGACCATTATGCGGATCGACCAGTGCCTTGAGGACCCTAGCAGTCCACCACTAAGGGTCGGTCGGCTGAACGCAATATCCAGCCCTTAG